Proteins encoded by one window of Glycine soja cultivar W05 chromosome 15, ASM419377v2, whole genome shotgun sequence:
- the LOC114386898 gene encoding uncharacterized protein LOC114386898: MRNSRKAEPSNDVVSSERRNWSNIFKSLVQMVRSQQNQLHSFASRHKFLEDRLRMQHEGWVSDVRCHKDQISQMNGMLTSEEKKRSLEVAKADFALGLKHREAAMLKWILEHTEDELADFKAWFEILSRKSSNGEDQGTSSKDTDLKKKGSTNRGNKPTRNNTAEKEKYSSEIKDEFSRLKGEYDKLALEKYSEVTALLAEKKFVWNQYNIMENDYADKLRTKEAEVEKANEKIKVLVSSMEQLQSEKYEKDSKISELQSKMAEMEAETKRLNKEISGLSVELESLRKFRNNQVTPPVLNHCTQGTKAPESGVVKSNRSRRNMTSKKEICTPNAPVPAKSSETGTKTKSMKRKEAPVIPTSDTPKLFSSSFKVPKLKSSVRVT, translated from the exons ATGCGCAATTCCAGAAAAGCAGAACCCTCCAACGACGTCGTTTCTTCGGAACGCAGAAACTGGAGCAACATCTTCAAATCGCTGGTTCAGATGGTGCGCAGTCAGCAGAACCAGCTTCACTCCTTCGCGAGCCGCCACAAGTTTCTCGAAGACCGCCTTCGAATGCAGCACGAAGGGTGGGTCTCTGATGTTCGATGTCACAAGGATCAAATTTCTCAG ATGAATGGGATGTTGACGTCTGAGGAGAAGAAACGGTCGCTCGAGGTGGCAAAGGCGGATTTTGCGCTGGGTTTGAAGCACAGAGAGGCCGCTATGTTAAAATGGATTTTGG AGCATACAGAGGATGAGTTGGCAGATTTTAAAGCATGGTTTGAAATCCTTTCTCGTAAATCCTCTAATGGAGAA GATCAAGGAACATCATCTAAGGATACTGacttgaagaagaaaggaagcaCAAACAGAGGGAACAAGCCCACTAGGAATAATACTGCAGAAAAAGAGAAGTATTCCAGTGAAATCAAAGATGAATTTAGTAGGTTAAAAGGTGAGTATGATAAGCTTGCTTTAGAAAAATATTCGGAGGTGACGGCACTCTTGGCAGAAAAGAAATTTGTGTGGAATCAATATAACATAATGGAGAATGATTACGCTGATAAATTAAGGACTAAAGAAGCTGAAGTagaaaaagcaaatgaaaagaTAAAGGTACTTGTTTCTAGCATGGAGCAGCTACAGtctgaaaaatatgaaaaggatagtaaaatatcagaattacaAAGTAAAATGGCTGAGATGGAAGCTGAGACAAAAAGATTAAACAAAGAAATATCTGGACTTTCAGTGGAGTTGGAATCTTTAAGAAAGTTCAGGAACAACCAAGTTACACCACCTGTTTTAAATCATTGCACACAAGGAACTAAAGCACCTGAGTCAGGAGTTGTTAAGAGCAACAGAAGTAGAAGAAATATGACTTccaaaaaagaaatatgtacTCCCAATGCACCGGTTCCAGCCAAATCCTCTGAAACG gggacaaaaacaaaaagcatGAAGAGGAAAGAGGCTCCAGTTATTCCCACCTCTGATACTCCAAAGCTGTTCTCTTCCAGCTTCAAGGTTCCAAAACTGAAGTCCTCTGTAAGGGTCACATGA